In one Aerosakkonema funiforme FACHB-1375 genomic region, the following are encoded:
- a CDS encoding TlyA family RNA methyltransferase: MTKKRLDTLLVELDLCSSRQLAQRLIRAGEVLVNRQVIDKPGTEVEQSAQIQIKERSPYVSRGGEKLAKALKFFDISVEGRICLDGGISTGGFTDCLLQAGAKLIYGVDVGYGQVDWGLRNDPRVILRERTNLRYLTADDLYEAAELADLGVVDVSFISLTKILPALWQLLQVPRETILLVKPQFEVGRERVGKKGVVRDTGDQASAIAQVCTAAQQIGWKFRGLTWSPIVGPAGNIEYLLWLSIDSPNSAPDLEAIEHITQAAKKELSKSVAGESN, encoded by the coding sequence ATGACAAAAAAACGCCTAGACACCTTGTTAGTCGAACTCGATTTATGCTCTTCCCGACAGTTGGCCCAGCGGCTGATTCGGGCGGGGGAAGTGCTGGTAAATCGGCAGGTGATTGACAAACCGGGCACAGAAGTGGAACAATCGGCGCAGATCCAGATCAAAGAGCGATCGCCTTACGTTTCCAGAGGCGGCGAAAAACTCGCCAAAGCGCTAAAATTTTTTGATATCTCTGTGGAAGGGCGCATTTGCTTGGATGGGGGCATCTCTACTGGGGGCTTTACCGACTGCCTGTTGCAAGCTGGGGCGAAACTAATTTACGGCGTTGATGTGGGTTACGGTCAAGTAGATTGGGGTCTGCGGAACGATCCGCGAGTGATTTTGCGGGAACGCACTAACCTGCGGTATCTCACAGCAGATGACTTGTACGAAGCAGCCGAGCTGGCGGATTTGGGTGTGGTGGATGTTTCGTTCATTTCCTTAACAAAAATTTTGCCTGCGTTATGGCAGCTGCTTCAGGTTCCGCGTGAGACAATATTGCTTGTTAAACCGCAGTTTGAGGTAGGGCGAGAACGGGTTGGCAAAAAAGGCGTCGTGCGCGATACTGGCGACCAAGCAAGTGCGATCGCGCAAGTATGCACAGCCGCCCAACAGATTGGCTGGAAATTTCGCGGTTTAACCTGGTCGCCGATCGTCGGCCCTGCCGGTAATATAGAGTATCTTTTATGGCTGAGTATAGATAGCCCAAACTCGGCTCCCGATTTAGAGGCGATCGAACACATCACCCAAGCTGCAAAAAAGGAACTCAGCAAATCTGTTGCTGGAGAGTCAAACTAA